A window of the Cicer arietinum cultivar CDC Frontier isolate Library 1 chromosome 6, Cicar.CDCFrontier_v2.0, whole genome shotgun sequence genome harbors these coding sequences:
- the LOC101493440 gene encoding probable arabinosyltransferase ARAD1 isoform X1, whose amino-acid sequence MYEKVVLTFIFVFLLIISYSIFMGTLDIRSYFFPHLKSPTLEPAPCSPDPPLRVYMYDLPRRFNVEMITHRTASESPVTVKDWPPWPDNWGLKKQHSVEYWMMGSLLHEGEDGESREAVRVFDPEFADAFFVPFFSSLSFNSHGHTMTDPATEIDRQLQVDVMEFLTKSKYWQRSRGRDHIFPMTHPNAFRFLRNQVNDTIQVVVDFGRYPKGMSNLNKDVVSPYVHVVDSFTDDEPEDPYEARSTLLFFRGRTFRKDEGIVRAKLTKILSGYSDVHYERSVATGENIKASSKGMRSSKFCLHPAGDTPSSCRLFDAIVSHCVPVIVSDQIELPFEDQIDYSQFSLFFSFKEALQPGYMIDHLRKFPKQKWTEMWRQLKNNSHHYEFQYPPKRGDAVNMLWRQIKHKLPEVTLSIHRSRRLKIPDWWHRR is encoded by the exons ATGTACGAAAAAGTAGTTCTCACTTTCATTTTCGTATTCCTTCTCATAATTTCCTATTCAATTTTCATGGGAACCCTCGACATTAGATCTTACTTCTTCCCTCACTTAAAATCACCAACCCTCGAACCCGCTCCATGTTCACCCGACCCGCCTCTCCGTGTCTACATGTACGATCTCCCTCGCCGTTTTAACGTCGAAATGATTACTCACCGGACCGCGTCGGAATCTCCCGTCACCGTTAAGGATTGGCCGCCGTGGCCGGATAATTGGGGGTTGAAGAAGCAACACAGTGTGGAGTATTGGATGATGGGTTCGCTTCTTCATGAAGGGGAAGATGGTGAGTCCAGAGAAGCTGTTAGGGTTTTCGATCCGGAATTCGCGGACGCtttttttgttccttttttCTCTTCGTTGAGCTTTAATTCCCACGGTCATACTATGACGGATCCTGCTACGGAGATTGATCGTCAACTGCAG GTTGATGTGATGGAATTCTTGACGAAATCCAAATATTGGCAGAGGTCTAGAGGCAGAGACCACATATTTCCTATGACACACCCCAATGCCTTTAGGTTCCTAAGAAATCAAGTGAATGATACTATTCAAGTTGTTGTGGATTTTGGTCGCTACCCCAAGGGCATGTCTAATTTGAACAAAGATGTAGTGTCCCCGTATGTGCATGTTGTGGATTCTTTTACAGACGATGAACCTGAAGATCCGTACGAGGCTCGCTCCACACTGCTTTTCTTTCGAGGAAGGACTTTCAGGAAAGAT GAAGGCATTGTCCGTGCTAAACTGACAAAGATATTGTCTGGTTACAGTGATGTTCACTATGAGCGAAGTGTTGCAACAGGAGAAAACATAAAAGCG TCATCTAAAGGGATGCGTTCATCAAAGTTCTGTTTGCATCCAGCAGGAGACACGCCATCATCTTGTCGCCTTTTTGATGCCATTGTGAGTCACTGTGTTCCTGTCATTGTGAGTGATCAAATTGAACTCCCATTTGAGGATCAGATCGATTACTCCCAATTCTCTTTGTTCTTCTCTTTCAAAGAGGCATTACAACCTGGTTACATGATCGACCATCTTCGTAAATTCCCAAAGCAGAAATGGACTGAAATGTGGAGGCAACTTAAAAACAACTCTCATCATTATGAATTCCAGTACCCTCCAAAAAGAGGGGATGCTGTTAATATGCTCTGGAGACAGATTAAACACAAGCTTCCAGAGGTCACACTCTCTATTCATAGAAGCCGAAGGTTGAAAATCCCAGATTGGTGGCATAGGAGATGA
- the LOC101493440 gene encoding probable arabinosyltransferase ARAD1 isoform X2 — MYEKVVLTFIFVFLLIISYSIFMGTLDIRSYFFPHLKSPTLEPAPCSPDPPLRVYMYDLPRRFNVEMITHRTASESPVTVKDWPPWPDNWGLKKQHSVEYWMMGSLLHEGEDGESREAVRVFDPEFADAFFVPFFSSLSFNSHGHTMTDPATEIDRQLQVDVMEFLTKSKYWQRSRGRDHIFPMTHPNAFRFLRNQVNDTIQVVVDFGRYPKGMSNLNKDVVSPYVHVVDSFTDDEPEDPYEARSTLLFFRGRTFRKDEGIVRAKLTKILSGYSDVHYERSVATGENIKASFTPDLTREHSFH, encoded by the exons ATGTACGAAAAAGTAGTTCTCACTTTCATTTTCGTATTCCTTCTCATAATTTCCTATTCAATTTTCATGGGAACCCTCGACATTAGATCTTACTTCTTCCCTCACTTAAAATCACCAACCCTCGAACCCGCTCCATGTTCACCCGACCCGCCTCTCCGTGTCTACATGTACGATCTCCCTCGCCGTTTTAACGTCGAAATGATTACTCACCGGACCGCGTCGGAATCTCCCGTCACCGTTAAGGATTGGCCGCCGTGGCCGGATAATTGGGGGTTGAAGAAGCAACACAGTGTGGAGTATTGGATGATGGGTTCGCTTCTTCATGAAGGGGAAGATGGTGAGTCCAGAGAAGCTGTTAGGGTTTTCGATCCGGAATTCGCGGACGCtttttttgttccttttttCTCTTCGTTGAGCTTTAATTCCCACGGTCATACTATGACGGATCCTGCTACGGAGATTGATCGTCAACTGCAG GTTGATGTGATGGAATTCTTGACGAAATCCAAATATTGGCAGAGGTCTAGAGGCAGAGACCACATATTTCCTATGACACACCCCAATGCCTTTAGGTTCCTAAGAAATCAAGTGAATGATACTATTCAAGTTGTTGTGGATTTTGGTCGCTACCCCAAGGGCATGTCTAATTTGAACAAAGATGTAGTGTCCCCGTATGTGCATGTTGTGGATTCTTTTACAGACGATGAACCTGAAGATCCGTACGAGGCTCGCTCCACACTGCTTTTCTTTCGAGGAAGGACTTTCAGGAAAGAT GAAGGCATTGTCCGTGCTAAACTGACAAAGATATTGTCTGGTTACAGTGATGTTCACTATGAGCGAAGTGTTGCAACAGGAGAAAACATAAAAGCG TCGTTTACGCCAGACCTCACTCGGGAGCACAGCTTTCATTAA
- the LOC101492778 gene encoding REF/SRPP-like protein At1g67360, which yields MANMNQSDDEELKHLGFVRIAAIQAFVCMSSFYCYAKHNSGPLRSALVTVEGTVTTVLAPFYNKFKDLPQHLLLFLDNKVDEVTNKFDEHAPPLAKQVANQAKGLIEEVTHKAEKVVSEAQSGGPRAAVNYVATESKQIVLTGSVKLWSGLNHYPLFHAVAEMAVPTAAHWSEKYNHVVKDITGKGYAVFGYLPLIPVDDIAKAFKQGEAKVRAGEKISVEDVSD from the exons ATGGCCAACATGAATCAG aGTGATGATGAAGAACTGAAGCATCTTGGGTTTGTGAGAATTGCTGCAATTCAAGCTTTTGTTTGCATGTCGAGTTTCTATTGTTACGCAAAGCATAACTCAGGTCCTTTGAGATCTGCTCTTGTAACCGTTGAAGGTACTGTCACTACCGTTCTTGCTCCTTTTTACAACAAATTCAAGGATCTCCCTCAACATCTCCTTCTTTTTCTCGACAACAag GTTGATGAAGTTACCAACAAATTCGATGAACATGCTCCTCCTCTTGCGAAGCAAGTAGCAAACCAAGCTAAAGGTTTGATTGAAGAAGTGACACACAAAGCTGAGAAAGTTGTGAGTGAGGCTCAATCAGGTGGACCAAGAGCTGCTGTAAATTATGTTGCTACAGAGTCTAAACAAATTGTGCTAACAGGGTCAGTAAAATTATGGTCTGGTCTCAACCATTATCCATTATTTCATGCAGTGGCAGAGATGGCTGTTCCAACAGCTGCACATTGGTCAGAAAAGTATAACCATGTTGTTAAGGATATTACTGGAAAGGGTTATGCTGTGTTTGGTTATTTGCCTTTGATTCCTGTTGATGATATAGCTAAGGCATTTAAACAAGGTGAAGCTAAGGTGCGTgcaggtgaaaaaatttcagTGGAAGATGTTTCTGACTGA
- the LOC101493440 gene encoding probable arabinosyltransferase ARAD1 isoform X3: MYEKVVLTFIFVFLLIISYSIFMGTLDIRSYFFPHLKSPTLEPAPCSPDPPLRVYMYDLPRRFNVEMITHRTASESPVTVKDWPPWPDNWGLKKQHSVEYWMMGSLLHEGEDGESREAVRVFDPEFADAFFVPFFSSLSFNSHGHTMTDPATEIDRQLQVDVMEFLTKSKYWQRSRGRDHIFPMTHPNAFRFLRNQVNDTIQVVVDFGRYPKGMSNLNKDVVSPYVHVVDSFTDDEPEDPYEARSTLLFFRGRTFRKDEGIVRAKLTKILSGYSDVHYERSVATGENIKAETRHHLVAFLMPL, translated from the exons ATGTACGAAAAAGTAGTTCTCACTTTCATTTTCGTATTCCTTCTCATAATTTCCTATTCAATTTTCATGGGAACCCTCGACATTAGATCTTACTTCTTCCCTCACTTAAAATCACCAACCCTCGAACCCGCTCCATGTTCACCCGACCCGCCTCTCCGTGTCTACATGTACGATCTCCCTCGCCGTTTTAACGTCGAAATGATTACTCACCGGACCGCGTCGGAATCTCCCGTCACCGTTAAGGATTGGCCGCCGTGGCCGGATAATTGGGGGTTGAAGAAGCAACACAGTGTGGAGTATTGGATGATGGGTTCGCTTCTTCATGAAGGGGAAGATGGTGAGTCCAGAGAAGCTGTTAGGGTTTTCGATCCGGAATTCGCGGACGCtttttttgttccttttttCTCTTCGTTGAGCTTTAATTCCCACGGTCATACTATGACGGATCCTGCTACGGAGATTGATCGTCAACTGCAG GTTGATGTGATGGAATTCTTGACGAAATCCAAATATTGGCAGAGGTCTAGAGGCAGAGACCACATATTTCCTATGACACACCCCAATGCCTTTAGGTTCCTAAGAAATCAAGTGAATGATACTATTCAAGTTGTTGTGGATTTTGGTCGCTACCCCAAGGGCATGTCTAATTTGAACAAAGATGTAGTGTCCCCGTATGTGCATGTTGTGGATTCTTTTACAGACGATGAACCTGAAGATCCGTACGAGGCTCGCTCCACACTGCTTTTCTTTCGAGGAAGGACTTTCAGGAAAGAT GAAGGCATTGTCCGTGCTAAACTGACAAAGATATTGTCTGGTTACAGTGATGTTCACTATGAGCGAAGTGTTGCAACAGGAGAAAACATAAAAGCG GAGACACGCCATCATCTTGTCGCCTTTTTGATGCCATTGTGA
- the LOC101493110 gene encoding cytochrome P450 78A5-like yields the protein MKLTATFFSLLIPTLVFHVLRSIFQTTFSCYSLPLIINTLFISTLLLTISLNYWLVPGGFAWRDYKQSTKLIGPMGWPILGTLPQMGFSAHTKLASLATCLKAKKLMALSLGATRVVISSHPETTREILFGQPFSDRPIKESARSLMFERAIGFAPSGSYWRKLRRIAAFHMFSPRRILGLESLRQRVADEMVVRVWKEMEENGAVEIRGILQEGSFSNILESVFGNCLSLGGSEELGNMVKEGYELIAMFNLEDYFPLKFLDFYGVKRRCHKLAAKVSSIVGQIVEERKRAQELFVEDYDFLSTLLSLPNEERLGDSDMVAILWEMIFRGTDTVAILLEWTMARMVLHQDIQTKARQEIDTCIAQNSHVRDSDIPNLPYLQSIVKEVLRLHPPGPLLSWARLAVHDVHVDKVLVPAGTTAMVNMWAISHDSSIWEDPWAFKPERFLKEDVSIMGSDLRLAPFGAGRRVCPGRALGLAIVHLWLAQLLHKFKWFPAQPVDLSENLNLSLEMKNHLQCLVVPRNHVN from the exons ATGAAACTCACGGCAACATTCTTTTCTCTTCTAATCCCAACACTTGTTTTTCATGTTCTTAGATCGATATTTCAAACCACCTTCTCTTGTTACTCTTTGCCACTAATTATTAATACTCTATTTATCTCCACACTCCTCCTCACTATTTCCCTTAATTACTGGCTTGTCCCTGGTGGCTTTGCATGGAGAGACTATAAACAAAGCACAAAACTCATTGGGCCAATGGGCTGGCCCATATTAGGAACTTTACCTCAAATGGGCTTTTCGGCTCATACAAAACTCGCTTCCTTAGCCACTTGTTTGAAAGCCAAGAAGTTAATGGCGCTAAGCCTAGGAGCCACACGCGTTGTTATAAGTAGCCACCCCGAAACAACAAGAGAAATTCTATTCGGACAGCCATTTTCTGACCGTCCGATCAAAGAATCAGCACGCTCGCTTATGTTCGAGCGTGCCATTGGTTTTGCTCCTTCGGGAAGTTATTGGCGAAAACTAAGAAGGATCGCAGCCTTTCATATGTTCTCTCCGAGAAGAATTCTCGGTTTGGAGAGTCTTCGGCAACGCGTCGCCGATGAAATGGTGGTGAGAGTTTGGAAGGAGATGGAGGAGAATGGGGCGGTGGAAATTCGAGGGATATTACAAGAAGGGTCTTTTAGCAATATTTTGGAAAGTGTGTTTGGTAATTGTTTGAGTTTAGGAGGAAGTGAGGAGTTGGGAAATATGGTTAAGGAAGGGTATGAGTTAATTGCTATGTTTAATTTGGAAGATTATTTTCCTTTGAAATTTTTAGACTTTTATGGTGTGAAAAGAAGGTGTCATAAATTGGCAGCTAAGGTTAGTAGTATTGTTGGTCAAATTGTGGAAGAACGAAAAAGAGCTCAAGAGTTGTTTGTTGAGGATTATGATTTTCTTAGCACTTTGTTATCTTTACCCAACGAGGAAAGGTTAGGTGATTCTGATATGGTTGCTATTTTGTGG GAAATGATATTTAGAGGAACAGATACAGTTGCTATACTCCTAGAATGGACAATGGCAAGGATGGTATTACACCAAGACATACAAACAAAAGCCCGACAAGAGATTGACACGTGCATTGCCCAAAACAGTCACGTGCGAGACTCAGATATTCCTAATCTCCCTTACCTTCAATCCATAGTAAAGGAAGTACTTCGGCTACATCCACCAGGCCCATTGCTATCTTGGGCCCGGCTTGCAGTCCATGATGTTCATGTAGATAAAGTCCTTGTGCCAGCTGGCACAACTGCAATGGTTAACATGTGGGCCATATCTCACGACTCATCTATTTGGGAAGACCCATGGGCTTTTAAGCCTGAACGGTTTTTGAAAGAAGATGTTTCTATTATGGGCTCAGATTTGAGGCTTGCACCTTTCGGTGCAGGCCGTAGGGTGTGTCCGGGAAGAGCTTTGGGCTTAGCCATAGTCCATCTCTGGCTCGCACAACTTCTCCACAAATTTAAATGGTTTCCAGCACAACCTGTGGATCTTTCAGAAAACCTTAATCTTTCTCTTGAAATGAAGAATCATCTTCAATGTTTAGTAGTTCCTCGTAACCATGTGAATTAA
- the LOC101492001 gene encoding uncharacterized protein: MGFIMEFAENLILKLMEDPKERDRRFREHVYKVKDRCAKTKEMWSLPMRPYGFWTFERHNSQLAWDAQISQVAGRRDPYDDILRHYPTTSK, encoded by the coding sequence ATGGGTTTCATAATGGAATTCGCTGAGAACctgattttgaaattgatggaaGATCCAAAGGAAAGGGATCGTAGATTCAGGGAACACGTTTACAAGGTTAAGGATAGATGCGCAAAGACGAAGGAGATGTGGAGTTTACCTATGCGTCCCTATGGATTTTGGACATTCGAGCGCCACAATTCTCAGCTTGCTTGGGATGCACAGATTAGCCAAGTTGCTGGTCGAAGGGATCCTTACGATGATATCCTTCGACACTATCCTACCACATCTAAATGA